GTCAGCAATGCACCGGCGGCCATGCCTCCTAGAAATGACCCTGCGCCAAATCCAGGTGACGGATAATCCGGTGGTACGGGGTCATAAGGGTTACGCATATCCGTACGATAGTAGGTGTCTCGATATGGATCCCTGTAAGTCCTGCGGTTTCTCTGAGTGAGCAAGAGAACCAGGAGTACAGCAATCACAATCAGCAAGATAATCACGATCATCTTTTTATCCACTCCTTGAAACGCGATCTTCTATCTTTCTATTCTCGCTATGTAGCGTTTTATAGCGTAGTCCACAGGGTTATCCACAAATCAGTGGTGTTATCCACAGAGTTATCTACAATTTTACTCACAGGCAATCTGTTGGCAAACATCAATATCTGTTTTCATGCTGTGGGTTTCATGTTCAGAAATTTTTACACCACCGCAACGCGTTTGAAATTTGATTGTAATCTTTCTGTCGTACAATCACGGGCGTGAATGAATTCGATATGGTTTGTATCGGGTGCTCCTCCAGTCTTATCTGGCAGGGGCCAATTTTTTGATACGCACGGTTCACCTGGATAATGGGTTTGGGTGTAGGATATAGTGAGGTAGAACATACGGAGGCGATATGGGATGAAGATGGATTATGCAACGTTTCGGAAGCTATTGTTGCTGGCAAAGAACAATCCAGGAGATCATCCGTTTATGGTACGTTCGTTGCTGCATGGCTTCACGCAGCCCGCGAAAGACGCAAAGTGGTCTGTGCCAGATGATGTGGTGAATGGCATAGCAGAGCAAAACGCGCTGCCAGATAGCGTCGCACACATCTATCACAACGCCGATCTCTCAGAAGAGGTAAAAGTGAGTCAGGCGCTGGACAAGATCTATGCAGCTTTTGCAGAGTCAATCTGAATATCGCGTGCGTTGACGCCTCTCGCAGTAGAGGCGTCTTTCGTTTGTCGTTTACTTCTCAGTCGTTCAAAATGATTCCGCCAGTAAATGGATTGTTTGCGTCATGCAGATTGGTTTTGACCCTTGCGTGCATGTCTGCGCCGCCGCTGTGAGGCGACAGGGCGTTTACGCCCTTTGTCACGCCGGAATAGAGCGACGACCAGGAGGCTGTCGAGGATGAGTATCGCAATGACTTCAGCCGCAAAGACGACGAGTGGCGCATTGAACATCATGGATAAAAATGTGACGATAGCCACGCAAACTAAGGAAAGCAGTAACCCGTACCCTTTCATGACATCATCTCGCAATCTATATCGCCATCACTTCATGTAGATTCGGCACATTGTGCTCGGTTATGACCGCCGAAATCACCCGGCGTCGGTTGTGAACATCCAGTTTGCCGTTGACTATATGCGTGTCGGCGCCTATCTATTCACTATCACGATTGTATACTTGCGCTGTCAATTGCCGTTTTTGCAACGGTTGGGGGCGCCCATGCTTCTATCACGACAGCAGTGGGAACTTGCGCGTGAACAATTTGCACAAATCCGTACCCAGTGTATGACCCAGCTACAGGCGTCTGTGACAATGGGATACCAGAGGCGTCGCTCGACGTCTTGCTGGTAAAAAAGCCACTGCTTTGGTCTGGCGAAATACTGGTCCATTGAATCGGCGGATTCGGCTTGAATAATTTCGTGACGTCGATAGCATTTGACGAACTTTGTTTTGCCGCTGCGGGTAGGTTGGTGTTCGCCATCAGTGTGATGCGCTGTTTCGAGTTTGCGGGATTAATCCATTCGTAGCCGCTCGTGTCACCGACTGCCGCGTTGTATTTGACCCAATCGCTGGGTACCGCGAGTGAAACGACAATACCCGTTGGGAGGCGCTGTGTTTTGGTATCCCACGCGATGGTATTGCGCGTAAAGCGAGAATTTGCGTTGTTGGCCGTGGTGGTATTGCGCGCTGTCTGGTTTGCGCCAGCAATTGCGTTGGATGGCGGATTGCTCGTATTATTGGAAGTTGTGTTTTGCGTGCTCGCGCTTGGTTTGACCGTGGTGTTTGTGTTGGCGCGCGCACGGGCCTCCGGTTTCGTCGGTTTGGACTTTGACGTCCCTGCTGCTGTGCTCTGGTTAGTTGTTTCTTTGTGTGGCGGAGCTGGGTGTGACGGAGTAGGTGGCGCAGGTTCGTGGCGATTGGCGGGGGCAATGCTGCCAACTCGATTGCTCGTTTGATTGGCTGGTAAAGGGCTTTGTGTCCGATTTTCTACAGAGCGAAAGACATCGGAGTTGATGCCGCCACTTGGGTCTGCCTGTCGGCCGCAGCCAGCCGTGATGAACAAGATTAGGGTGGCGAGTGTGACATGTATCCACAATGGCCGATTGGTCGTCATTTGTATGAACACCTCTCTTGAGTCGAAAGTTTGGAATCCTAAGATTTGCCGTTATTTCACTTAAGTAGTTGCCTAGGGTAGTTGAATACCTGTAGGGTTTGCAGGGGTACTGGCGGGCATACGGGCGATTGTGCACGAGAGGGCATGGCGATATGAGGGATTTTGAAGGGAATGGTCACGTTGCGGAAACGAAAGGAGCAGGCGTTTAACGAAATTGTGCGGCGCGTACGGAAAGAATGCTTCGGCAAGGGACCTGAGCGCATCCACACGATGTTTGTGGAGAACATCGCGATTTCAGTGCTCCACGGAAACTTGACGCCGACGGAGAAGTTTATCAGTCAGACGCCAGAGGGCGCTGAGATTGTTCGAGCTGCTCGCACCAACATGATTCAAACGCTGTATTCGCAACACGTTCCGGATGGTATGGAGGAATTGATTGGGTCAAAAATGCTCTATCTGTTTTCTGATTTTAAGGTGGAAGAGGATATGGGCGTTTCGGTGTTTATCTTTGAGAAGCCAATTGATCCATTCTACAGCGAGAACGATCCGTAAGAACTATGATCATTTGTATGTATCTTAATTTTTTTCGACAGATTGCTTCGCTTTTTGAGAAAACATGGTACAATATCCATGTGGTTCGACCATTGTGCAACCAGTGGCCGAGCGCACATCACAAATGAGCAGGTTGGTGCGCTTGTATGATGGCATGCAGGCGAATTTCAACGGCGCAAAGACATGGCTGTATTCGCTTACAATGTCATGTACTTTGTGCCGTTTTTACGTTCTACTCGACGTTTGTGACGCTTGTGCATTCTCGAACTCATTTTTTAAGTTTGTGTTCCAGCGCAGACGGCAGTAGACGGTATGTACACCAACCGCCGCTCGTACATAGGAGATGGGTGGTTTTTATGAGTAACAACTTTTTAGCACCAGCTGAAATCGCAGAACTTGCGGCCAAGACCGGGCAGGACAAAGCGAAGTATTCCGTCGTGAAACTCTTGATTCTCGGATTTTTGGCTGGCGCCTTTATCGCGTTGGGCGCACTTTTCGACATCCGGGTGACTGCGAGCATCCCGGCGCAATGGGTTTCAATTAAGAACCTTGTTGGTGGCGCAGTTTTCCCTGTCGGATTGATGTTAGTCGTCATTGCTGGTGGCGAACTCCTGACTGGGAACATGATGACCCTACCGCTCGCGTTGCATCAACGGAGAATCAAAGTTACGGGCCTTATTTATAACTGGTTCTGGGTCCTGATTGGCAATTTGATTGGTTCACTGTTTGTCGCTTACTTCTTTGGTGTGGTTGCCAAGATGTTGACGGATACGCCATACAAGGACGCGACGATTGCCATTGCCGTATCGAAAGCTGGTTTAGGGTTCGGACCGACCATCATTTCGGCGATTGGTTGTAACTGGCTTGTCTGTCTGGCTGTTTGGATGGCGTACGGATCGAAGGACATTATCGGCAAGTTATTTGCAATTTGGTTCCCAGTTATGGCTTTTGTGGCAATCGGGTTCCAGCACGTGGTTGCGAATATGTTCTTCATTCCAGCCGGCATTTTCGTCGGAGCGCCCATTAGTTGGGGTCATGCGATTGCCGAATGGATTGCAGCCTTCATTGGTAACGCAATTGGCGGTTGGCTGTTTGTCGGAGTGGCTTACTATCTCACCTATTTGCGCGGCCGTTCAAAGGCTGGCGCGACCGATGTCAGTGAGGAAAAGAGCACCGGTGCTACCTTGTAATTCAATCTAGGTTTGTAAGTGGGTTGGCACGTCGCAATAGCCGCGTGCCGACCCGCTGCATTCGGTTCATTCTATTCCTCGCCACTCAGCGTGAAACATTGAATGAATAGATGGGGGGAATTCTCATGGCATCAGAGTTTTTGCACATTCAACTCGATGGCAACGACGTGGCTGTAGAGCCAGGGACATCCGTTTTAGAGGCGATTCTTGGGACCGGCCAAGAACATCCGCACGTTTGCTATCACCCTGCACTCGGTCCAATTGAGACATGCGATACCTGTATCGCCGAGGTCAATGGCAGTTTGGTTCGCGCCTGTTCGACACAGGTGTCTGACGGCATGGTTGTGCGTACCAAAGCGGTCGGTGCGCGATTCGCGCGCAAGGAAGCGATGGATAGAATCCTCAAGAATCACGAGCTGTATTGTACAGTCTGCGATAACAACAACGGAAACTGCACCATACATAACACGGCGATGCAGATGGAAATCGAGCACCAGTCGTACCCGTTTCAATCGAAGGCCTACGAAAAAGACATGTCGAATCCGTTTTACCGG
Above is a genomic segment from Alicyclobacillus acidoterrestris containing:
- a CDS encoding DUF2294 domain-containing protein, giving the protein MRKRKEQAFNEIVRRVRKECFGKGPERIHTMFVENIAISVLHGNLTPTEKFISQTPEGAEIVRAARTNMIQTLYSQHVPDGMEELIGSKMLYLFSDFKVEEDMGVSVFIFEKPIDPFYSENDP
- a CDS encoding formate/nitrite transporter family protein, encoding MSNNFLAPAEIAELAAKTGQDKAKYSVVKLLILGFLAGAFIALGALFDIRVTASIPAQWVSIKNLVGGAVFPVGLMLVVIAGGELLTGNMMTLPLALHQRRIKVTGLIYNWFWVLIGNLIGSLFVAYFFGVVAKMLTDTPYKDATIAIAVSKAGLGFGPTIISAIGCNWLVCLAVWMAYGSKDIIGKLFAIWFPVMAFVAIGFQHVVANMFFIPAGIFVGAPISWGHAIAEWIAAFIGNAIGGWLFVGVAYYLTYLRGRSKAGATDVSEEKSTGATL